gcgtccaccacggtgacgcgggtcagctctaggccatgcgtggtgtagcacatctcacagtccaaggcgtagattacTGGATGAGGGTCTCTGGACAATTCTTTCTTGAAAGTCTCCACGAaaccatcgaggctgtccttgcggccgtcccgcacgtgctgctttgccacctggcagcccacagagccaggagcagctgcacagcaggtgtactgacTAACCCGGCCTCTAGCCACCTGGCTCGAggggacccgcccccagtgacagtaacacaactggtcgcgtacacagcggcccgaggaggacaccaggtactcggtgccacaacggcagcagaccctgcaggaggagtcgccgggccccttcccctggccagtgaagaggacggcgcctctgggccgctcggggtgcgggaaggggtagccgttctccttgagctggtcctggctgagcaggaacccctggaggcggctgtacagggcggccctgctgaggcccggcatggagctgggggtcaggaccctcagtctcttgagggtgttcaggaccacgttcaggtacctgttcttgttggggctgcagtcgtaggccaccttctcctcgttcagcgccttctcctcggcctcctgcttggaggcgcagaacttgagacactcttcggcgAACAGTTGGAGATaccctcggcggaggacggtggggacttggcacccagaccttcggaggataatgggtttcttcaaactcggtaaggatggacgacggacgattcgcttagagctgatggtggtggtggtcttgcatgccatccctgacctgttgcgcgtcttccctggctgtctgccgaccttggagccactggagcgttggctgctgctggccacccgggttctcttggcatctgtgtaacctgtgaccaagcaagggctggaggGGTGGGCGATCGTCTtactcttcctgggggctgagatgcggactcccgagggcctctctgtcagccttggggcggctggcaagcagcaggccgatcccctctgtgcagggaagtagcacgcttctgtcaccaccttgggacacgctgggggcaccgccggacccctgttctggggctccgcctggatgtccacaaatgcggaggcctggttgtgcatctggggcacccggagcccgaagctctgggcaggctgatgagagggcagggggaattctggagcctcgagggccgcttggacacagaaaggggaacatcacacaccggggcctgtcatgggcggggggagggggagggatagcattaagagatatacctaatgtaaatgactagtgaatgggtgcaacacaccaaccaggtgaatcttggaaggcaaaagctactgaatttagcgaatttgtggaggcattcccagaaatcagccaggtgaagtatcacacaaccgaagactgcacaactcctgtaaggcagcacgatgcggcaaacccagacggccactcttctcacccctcctccgttggctgttctgggtaatgaggttcaaaagtcacctaggcaactgccaaaatagctgaaatggagtaagggcttcaggctggtgactagcagaggtccacctgacccccgtaagctgctgaacaagaagggctgccagaaatgtccccctagggaatttggtggagacgaagacccgctcactggacaagggttcctcccaggagacgcccgagcggaagacacgggctgtgagccacgccctttcaccctccgctaccccgccctgggctggtgaaggtgcgcgtaaggatgaggactactgagccctgaagaaataaatccttcccctttgaccccaaggaggattgcctgtgaggatcttcaacgagtctacccgtgtctagacacgggagcaggtctgtccggcacagcacctccctcaaggaggagaagagtgaggagaaaggaaactcaagtctgaccattctgtcctgggagagaagaggaggatctcatctctcatctgtccaagcaaggcaaggagactttctctcatctttccaagcaaggcaaggagactttgtataattaggaaacaaaaagaatttagaaggaatgaaagcagcccgtaaggtgcattcctaaggactgcccattgaaactgacacaattgcccttgtttgatgagaggaatgagcagagcactgaggtggtgaacagggatctagtgagactttcccagcatgtttctaccaaagctttctctaagcttctcggaacactctcctaataagcagatgtttggcccttcagaaagtcaacaagcaaaatgccttgagtgtcccaaaacactgatgccatgatgttggctcctgactggcctccttttcctttgactggaccactgccacctctcggtagccatcgctttgatgatgctttgccttcgaggtcatattggtaaagccatgttccaacttccggttacaatttgtcagagggatgcgtcaggatcgtgatccctcctgtttaaaatttccactgatagctctcgtcgtaactgcagctgatctgggcacagtggttttcacagccactgcaggattcatctcccacatcttctcacctcttcttgaaacaagctatacattcgtaaagagttcatttctttggggtagtgtccttagaagcttttgtgaaaacatcaatgatttcttcattcttccacccaagcttcaccagaaatttgatgtttgctcttgctgcaattttcgtggaattcatgttgctctgataggagtccttttcagtggatgtctcatccttctcagtgcctcaaactcgatctagttcagaaaggttataagaagttcggacaagtttatttgagtgcaaaccagtggaaacccatgcatagtttcttcaccatgtgcattttctatgaaccttttgaagaacccctgtgttgaacattgcccaagtcgtgggagagaagtgggtgcggtccacttcctgtcctcaatttgcccgcagcggaggagtgcacagaacagggaaacgcaaccccagagagatcctgccctgcagcatgcagcagactgctggcccagtcctggctccatggggtgctgtgtgggcccaagcaagttgaccaaactccctgacgctgaaatgaatcctaggtggcccaattccagtagccattataggactgccctgcagggacagttaattaactcaggaaaagcaacctagctccaaggttagcaaccaggagttccagttgattccattagtgcaccccttgaggcattcccaagctggagtctggtggaagatgaggctcagtgtg
This genomic stretch from Pan paniscus chromosome 7, NHGRI_mPanPan1-v2.0_pri, whole genome shotgun sequence harbors:
- the LOC129398523 gene encoding exonuclease GOR-like, whose product is MYQRTRVASSSQRSSGSKVGRQPGKTRNRSGMACKTTTTISSKRIVRRPSLPSLKKPIILRRSGCQVPTVLRRGYLQLFAEECLKFCASKQEAEEKALNEEKVAYDCSPNKNRYLNVVLNTLKRLRVLTPSSMPGLSRAALYSRLQGFLLSQDQLKENGYPFPHPERPRGAVLFTGQGKGPGDSSCRVCCRCGTEYLVSSSGRCVRDQLCYCHWGRVPSSQVARGRVSQYTCCAAAPGSVGCQVAKQHVRDGRKDSLDGFVETFKKELSRDPHPVIYALDCEMCYTTHGLELTRVTVVDADMRVVYDTFVKPDNEIVDYIIRFSGVTEADVAKTSITLPQVQAILLSFSSAQTILIGHSLESGLLALKLIHSTVVDTAVLFPHYLGFPYKRSLRNLAADYLGQIIRDSQDGHNSSEDANACLQLVMWKVRQRAQIQPRHRSASPAALACPWPQASSKTAISPESSPCPPRRKARGTGAAGGRRGQKAKSNPNPPLPVLRNPCSGPPSMSPSLCPSQTSVLPPIASLRPEPQLPFPQVPATAPRACPHPSAPRRPLSLHH